The stretch of DNA GGTCTCCTGACCGGGTTGGGGTCTCTgccccgggcgtggcggctccgaGCTCGGCTCCTCAGGGTCCGAGGTCGGGATCCGGGGTCCTTGCGCCTGGGCTGTGTCTTGGCCTCGGGTGGCACCGGGGGCTTCGCTCCTGCTGCGATACCGCGTGGGCCCGCGCGGGGGTGCCGGTCGCCCTGCGGGTGGGGGCAGGTCCCCATTGCTCCCCGGCTCCCCGCATCTGCCGCGGAGGGGACTGCATGGACCCGGGCGCTGGCTTCTGCCCGCTCCCCCGCTGCGTGGCTGGTCCCCGCGTGCGGCAGAGGGAGCCCTGCGAGGACCCACTCGTGGGGCGGGGTCCGGGTCACCGCGAGTGGGAGACTCCGCCGTCCTCCCCGCCCTCTCTCGCAGCGAGACCGCTTCGCTAGACTCACCGAGGGGACTGAGCGGACCCTCCGACTAGGGAGTCCGTGACTCTGGGTGGGGCCTCTTTCCCGACGCCGCATGACGGCTTCCTGAGTGTTTTGTCACCTATATAGGTGGCTGCGTGGACCCGCTCACGTGAGTACTGGCCGCCCTGTTAGTGGGGCTGTGCGCCGCCCCGTGGCTCTTCTGGGTCGACCCCGCCTGGGACGCGCGTGTATGGGGGTCCGTGCGCGGGGAGCGCGGTTGGTGGGGGCGCACTGCCCCTGCCGCATGGTTTATCCTCTCACTTGCCCGGCGGGAGGAAGCGAGAGGCGCGGGCCGGGAGTTGTCGCGCAGCGGCCGC from Chlorocebus sabaeus isolate Y175 unplaced genomic scaffold, mChlSab1.0.hap1 unalloc_scaffold_428, whole genome shotgun sequence encodes:
- the LOC140711269 gene encoding uncharacterized protein: MRRRERGPTQSHGLPSRRVRSVPSVSLAKRSRCERGRGGRRSLPLAVTRTPPHEWVLAGLPLPHAGTSHAAGERAEASARVHAVPSAADAGSRGAMGTCPHPQGDRHPRAGPRGIAAGAKPPVPPEAKTQPRRKDPGSRPRTLRSRARSRHARGRDPNPVRRPRRPSRHLTSGSRLAALVPRRGAWADWSAAEQPTEPRQPQQ